One stretch of Vibrio kanaloae DNA includes these proteins:
- a CDS encoding class I SAM-dependent methyltransferase — protein sequence MTVKLRIRYQTIEIENTDIHLCTLRDNQQFNDPDNVALNIGISSASWPIFGIVWPSSLVLAHHMLHFDTKNKRILEIGCGMALSSLLLNEQRANITATDFHPEVEEFLNRNIQLNNRKKIAFERVDWADKESQLGLFDLIIGSDLLYEDQHVELLSYFIQNHANDTCEVIIVDPGRGRKNKLSAKMSEYGFTNDHIQPENTDYLEQKFKGHILRFSRNA from the coding sequence ATGACAGTTAAACTTCGTATTCGCTACCAAACGATTGAAATCGAAAACACAGATATACACCTTTGTACCCTACGTGATAATCAACAATTTAATGACCCTGATAATGTTGCACTCAATATCGGTATTTCATCCGCATCGTGGCCAATTTTTGGGATTGTTTGGCCATCAAGTTTAGTCCTTGCCCACCATATGCTTCATTTTGATACTAAAAACAAACGTATTCTTGAAATAGGATGTGGTATGGCTTTATCTAGTTTGCTCCTCAATGAGCAACGAGCCAACATCACCGCTACCGACTTTCACCCTGAAGTTGAAGAGTTCTTAAATAGAAACATACAACTAAATAACAGAAAGAAAATTGCTTTCGAACGCGTAGATTGGGCAGACAAAGAAAGTCAATTAGGTCTTTTTGATCTTATAATCGGTAGTGATCTTCTATATGAAGACCAACATGTTGAATTGTTGTCCTATTTTATCCAAAACCATGCCAACGATACTTGTGAAGTGATCATTGTCGATCCAGGCCGTGGACGAAAAAATAAACTGAGTGCCAAAATGAGCGAGTACGGGTTTACAAATGACCACATACAACCAGAAAATACTGATTACTTAGAGCAAAAATTTAAAGGTCACATACTAAGATTCTCTCGTAACGCCTAA
- a CDS encoding HD-GYP domain-containing protein — protein sequence MNEVAPLLPESNYIQLSELMLSLTTALDMTEGQPPEHCIRCCWIGMHIGEKIGLSESELHDLYFTLLLKDTGCSSNAARICELYLADDREFKRNFKTVGTSLSSVINFVIRNTGKNKNWLTRITKTIDILKNGDSYAQELIETRCSRGADIARELRFNENVALGVHSLDEHWDGSGRPENLAQQNIPLNSRIALLAQVIDVFQFEHNFETALNEANERSGSWFDPTLVSAINEIAKDNEFCTALTSSNIIDKVMALAPAKASILIDDDYLDCIVFAFGKIIDSKSPFTSGHSERVAFFTDLIAIEMGISEEERKWLKRAALLHDVGKLGVSNSILDKPGKLDDDEWLSVQQHAQFTKDILSQITPFKNLSNMAGSHHEKLDGTGYPNKLSAESIVLSTRIITTADIFDAITAERPYRGAVPVPKTLNIMSENLNTAIDPECFEALKRALDKLPEELTTLDSTV from the coding sequence ATGAACGAAGTAGCGCCATTATTACCTGAGTCTAATTACATTCAATTGTCTGAGCTAATGCTATCGTTGACAACAGCTCTGGATATGACGGAAGGACAACCACCGGAACATTGTATCCGTTGCTGCTGGATTGGCATGCACATAGGTGAGAAAATCGGTTTATCAGAAAGCGAACTTCATGACCTCTATTTTACCCTGTTATTAAAAGATACTGGCTGTAGTAGTAATGCGGCTCGTATTTGCGAACTCTATCTCGCTGATGATAGGGAGTTCAAACGTAATTTTAAGACAGTGGGGACAAGCCTATCAAGTGTCATCAACTTTGTTATTCGTAATACGGGGAAAAATAAAAACTGGCTAACTCGCATCACCAAGACGATCGATATCTTAAAAAATGGTGATTCCTACGCTCAAGAGTTGATAGAAACTCGCTGTTCGAGAGGTGCCGATATTGCGAGAGAGCTAAGGTTTAATGAAAATGTCGCATTGGGGGTTCATTCTTTGGATGAACATTGGGATGGTAGTGGTCGCCCAGAAAACCTCGCTCAACAAAATATTCCATTAAATTCTCGTATTGCGTTACTTGCACAAGTCATTGACGTTTTCCAATTTGAACACAATTTCGAAACCGCGCTAAACGAAGCAAACGAGAGAAGTGGAAGTTGGTTTGACCCAACTTTAGTTTCTGCGATAAACGAAATAGCAAAGGATAACGAATTCTGCACTGCCTTAACCTCATCAAATATCATTGATAAAGTCATGGCATTAGCGCCAGCAAAAGCCAGCATACTCATTGATGATGACTACCTTGATTGCATCGTTTTTGCGTTTGGAAAAATCATCGATAGTAAAAGCCCTTTCACATCTGGTCATAGTGAGAGAGTTGCCTTCTTTACTGACCTTATTGCTATAGAAATGGGGATATCAGAAGAAGAACGGAAATGGCTTAAGCGTGCAGCATTATTGCACGATGTTGGGAAGCTAGGTGTGAGCAATTCGATACTCGATAAACCTGGAAAATTAGATGACGATGAATGGTTATCCGTTCAACAACATGCCCAATTTACTAAAGATATATTATCGCAGATAACCCCCTTTAAAAACCTATCAAACATGGCAGGTAGCCATCATGAGAAGCTTGATGGCACTGGATATCCCAACAAACTAAGTGCTGAATCCATTGTATTGTCAACCCGAATTATCACTACCGCTGATATTTTTGATGCTATTACAGCAGAACGACCTTACCGCGGAGCAGTACCAGTACCAAAAACATTGAATATAATGTCTGAAAATTTAAATACTGCGATTGATCCTGAATGCTTTGAAGCATTAAAGCGTGCGTTGGATAAATTGCCAGAGGAACTGACAACTCTTGATTCCACTGTTTAA
- a CDS encoding methyl-accepting chemotaxis protein translates to MFGIAVAASMVSTYLISSEKIDEIILNKSQVQAEFLAGNAGYVLENSNNPVQDLQKLVSELKQRNDVSYAIVIDSNVTAIAHSDKKKLNKVYEDSYTVEGATKGVQQYSKWYADVQQVWVFDIMAPIYVNGELYGTFDIGIPITEVSQATNGIISYQLVSMIVIFVVCLVVLSFLLNKLMQPLLVLKNTLHDISEGDGDLTVRLPIKGNDEVAQISSAFNVFVGKVHEIITQTVNTGVELNSTAIALREQSQQALQRGQEQNEQTMLVVTSMNEMIATVNEIASSAANAANAANMATSETQEGHNTIEKTTISIANLEAEMTSASNIIVSLADNTQSIGTILDVIRGISEQTNLLALNAAIEAARAGEAGRGFAVVADEVRNLATKTAQSTDEIDTMINQLQTEAKNAVNSMSNSKSLIEEGTTETEMARQALEKISTQVLAILDINTQVATATEQQSAVANEINMNMDTVNNSVKNGLSASEKLEQSSQQLADLSQALDRYVGSFKI, encoded by the coding sequence ATGTTTGGTATTGCGGTCGCTGCGAGTATGGTTTCAACCTATCTCATTTCAAGCGAAAAAATTGATGAAATAATCTTAAATAAATCTCAAGTTCAAGCGGAATTTTTAGCTGGCAATGCAGGGTATGTCCTAGAAAACTCGAACAATCCAGTTCAAGACTTACAAAAACTGGTTAGTGAACTTAAACAGCGTAATGATGTTAGTTATGCCATTGTTATTGATAGTAACGTAACTGCTATTGCACACAGTGATAAAAAGAAACTCAACAAAGTTTATGAAGATAGTTATACCGTTGAAGGTGCAACTAAAGGCGTACAGCAGTATTCGAAGTGGTACGCTGATGTGCAGCAAGTATGGGTGTTTGATATCATGGCGCCTATCTATGTCAACGGTGAACTTTATGGCACCTTTGATATCGGTATTCCAATTACCGAAGTCAGCCAAGCTACAAATGGAATAATTAGTTACCAATTGGTTTCAATGATTGTTATTTTTGTTGTTTGTCTCGTTGTTCTATCATTCCTTTTAAACAAACTGATGCAGCCCCTCTTGGTATTGAAAAATACATTACACGATATTTCTGAAGGTGATGGCGATTTAACCGTCCGATTACCAATTAAGGGTAACGATGAAGTCGCTCAAATCTCGTCAGCTTTCAATGTGTTCGTGGGCAAGGTACACGAGATAATTACGCAAACAGTAAATACCGGCGTTGAATTAAATAGCACCGCTATTGCTCTTCGTGAACAGTCACAACAAGCATTGCAAAGAGGACAAGAACAAAACGAACAAACGATGTTGGTTGTGACATCTATGAATGAAATGATTGCTACGGTTAATGAAATTGCATCGAGCGCGGCAAATGCTGCAAATGCTGCAAATATGGCAACCAGCGAGACTCAAGAAGGACATAACACGATCGAAAAGACAACAATCTCGATTGCTAACCTTGAAGCAGAAATGACGAGTGCGTCTAACATCATCGTGAGTCTTGCTGATAACACACAGTCGATCGGCACTATTCTTGATGTTATTAGAGGTATCTCTGAACAAACGAATTTGCTTGCGCTTAACGCTGCAATTGAAGCGGCACGTGCCGGTGAGGCCGGTCGAGGTTTTGCTGTCGTTGCCGATGAAGTTCGTAACCTTGCAACAAAAACGGCACAGTCGACAGATGAAATTGACACCATGATCAACCAACTTCAAACTGAAGCTAAAAACGCCGTTAACTCGATGAGTAATAGTAAGAGCTTAATTGAAGAGGGCACCACCGAAACCGAAATGGCGCGCCAAGCTTTGGAAAAAATCTCTACACAAGTTTTGGCTATTCTCGATATTAACACTCAAGTTGCGACAGCAACCGAGCAGCAATCAGCGGTAGCGAATGAGATCAATATGAATATGGATACGGTTAATAATTCAGTGAAGAATGGCTTAAGCGCAAGTGAAAAGTTGGAACAATCGAGCCAGCAACTGGCCGATCTGTCGCAAGCCCTCGATCGTTATGTTGGTTCATTTAAAATCTAG
- a CDS encoding delta-class carbonic anhydrase translates to MKSRSVFLSVVMAILSGQASASNANHEPVSDSVIAEQRMQLLENTQGKGFGPQAPRDLGSFEGTNAHLFSDAPDSAVMNLCNIHFHKNAEHKGGEFTQYVGNGDGKGFQSGYKYEGKLSTNELKSFSQKVCPSEHGSLYSGDTIEVHYVYSTAQVAPGETLAACFNDAITNPQLRVETQVYVLVNDDKALDFETLAKHTKVDGLHQAPNIPKDTGTAIQYSGSTTGPSYNEQGSPFQVTWNVRPQVAKVNIATVGRWCEGNDFNEDHAHGVRNLVVNPDLLSPIRN, encoded by the coding sequence ATGAAGAGTAGAAGTGTATTTTTAAGTGTAGTTATGGCTATATTGTCAGGTCAAGCAAGCGCGTCTAACGCGAACCATGAGCCCGTTTCCGACAGTGTCATAGCCGAGCAAAGAATGCAGTTATTGGAAAATACACAAGGGAAAGGGTTTGGCCCGCAAGCTCCTCGAGATTTAGGTTCTTTCGAAGGCACTAACGCCCACCTGTTTTCGGACGCACCAGATTCAGCGGTTATGAACTTGTGTAATATTCATTTTCATAAAAATGCTGAGCACAAAGGCGGTGAGTTTACTCAATACGTCGGTAACGGTGATGGTAAAGGTTTCCAAAGTGGTTACAAGTACGAAGGTAAGTTGAGTACCAATGAGCTTAAATCATTTAGTCAAAAGGTTTGCCCTAGTGAGCATGGCTCTCTTTATTCGGGTGATACTATTGAGGTGCATTACGTGTACTCAACGGCGCAAGTCGCACCGGGTGAAACGCTTGCGGCTTGTTTCAATGATGCAATTACTAACCCGCAACTGCGTGTAGAAACCCAAGTCTATGTGTTGGTGAATGACGATAAAGCACTCGACTTTGAAACCTTGGCTAAGCACACTAAAGTCGATGGCTTGCACCAAGCCCCCAATATTCCGAAAGATACAGGAACTGCGATTCAATATTCAGGTTCTACCACCGGTCCTAGTTACAATGAACAAGGCTCGCCTTTCCAAGTAACATGGAACGTGAGACCACAAGTGGCGAAAGTTAATATTGCGACTGTTGGCCGTTGGTGTGAAGGAAACGACTTTAACGAAGATCACGCACACGGTGTGAGAAATTTAGTGGTAAACCCAGATCTACTGTCACCAATCCGCAACTAA
- the trpS gene encoding tryptophan--tRNA ligase, with translation MNTNSNSHIDSNSYTNKPEIILTGDRATGPLHLGHYVGSLKQRVSLQHIHDQTILVADMQGLTDNAHNPAKVSSNILNVVADYLAVGIDPTKTTICLQSHLSALAELTMFYSNLVSIARLERNPTMKSEIQNKEFGRSIPAGFLTYPISQAADITAFNATLIPVGDDQLPMLEQTNEIVRKVNSLAGPPILNECKPLLSNASRLPSTDGKSKMSKSMGNAINLGATEKEIRAAVKSMYTDPTHLRIEDPGNVEGNIVFTYLDAFHTDVNYISELKEHYRRGGLGDGQTKKVLEECLQDMLRPIRERRAELLDDKAQLIDILRKGTQVSKERTESVLFEVKDLFGLNIL, from the coding sequence ATGAATACCAACTCAAACAGCCATATCGACAGCAACAGCTATACCAACAAGCCTGAAATCATTCTGACTGGCGATAGAGCAACTGGGCCTTTGCATTTAGGTCATTACGTCGGTTCACTTAAACAAAGAGTCTCTTTGCAGCATATTCACGACCAAACGATACTGGTTGCCGACATGCAGGGGCTTACTGATAACGCCCATAATCCAGCAAAGGTTTCGTCTAACATTCTCAATGTGGTGGCTGATTATCTCGCGGTGGGCATTGATCCGACCAAGACCACGATTTGCCTTCAATCACACCTATCAGCACTGGCTGAACTCACTATGTTCTACAGCAACCTTGTATCTATCGCTCGGTTGGAGCGTAACCCAACCATGAAAAGCGAAATCCAGAACAAAGAATTTGGGCGCTCAATTCCTGCTGGCTTTCTGACTTATCCCATCTCTCAAGCTGCCGATATTACGGCGTTCAATGCAACCTTGATTCCTGTTGGTGACGACCAATTGCCAATGCTAGAACAGACCAATGAGATAGTGAGAAAAGTAAACTCACTCGCGGGTCCGCCAATCTTAAATGAGTGTAAACCTCTGCTAAGTAATGCCTCTCGTCTTCCTAGCACCGACGGCAAAAGCAAGATGTCTAAATCAATGGGTAACGCCATTAATTTAGGTGCAACAGAGAAAGAAATTCGGGCGGCTGTGAAATCTATGTATACCGATCCAACTCATCTAAGAATTGAAGACCCTGGCAACGTCGAGGGGAATATAGTGTTCACTTATCTTGATGCTTTTCATACTGACGTTAACTATATCAGTGAACTAAAAGAGCACTACCGAAGAGGTGGGTTAGGCGATGGTCAGACGAAGAAAGTATTGGAAGAGTGCCTGCAAGATATGTTGCGTCCAATCCGCGAAAGACGAGCTGAGCTTTTAGATGATAAAGCACAGCTTATCGATATCTTACGTAAAGGCACTCAGGTCTCGAAAGAGAGAACTGAATCAGTGCTGTTTGAGGTTAAAGACCTATTTGGGCTGAATATTTTGTAA
- a CDS encoding D-serine ammonia-lyase — translation MTVLNIDKLISDFPLLQRLVDLEEVTWFNPNITTLKQGLPYVGLGEQDIHDASMRLQRFAPYLAKAFPETQVTNGIIESELVDIPSMKSVLEAHYQQSIKGRLMMKKDSHLPISGSIKARGGIYEVLTHAEKLAIEAGLLLESDDYSKLLEPEFRDFFQQYSIAVGSTGNLGMSIGIMSAKLGFTVSVHMSADARAWKKSKLREHGVNVVEYEQDYGVAVEQGRKEAEQDPRCFFIDDENSQTLFLGYSVAGQRLKQQFEQQHISVDKEHPLFVYLPCGVGGGPGGVAFGLKMAFGDHVHCIFAEPTHSPCMLLGVHTGLHDEIAVQDLGIDNLTAADGLAVGRASGFVGRAMERLLDGYYTLTDERMYQLLGELNQAEGIQLEPSALVGMPGAIHVEQNSEYLARLEIDESTLANATHLVWATGGGMVPSQEMAAYLAKSSV, via the coding sequence ATGACTGTATTGAATATTGACAAGCTCATTTCAGACTTCCCATTGCTTCAACGGTTAGTTGATTTGGAAGAAGTGACTTGGTTTAACCCAAACATCACGACGTTGAAGCAAGGTTTACCCTATGTGGGATTAGGCGAACAAGATATTCACGATGCGAGCATGAGGTTACAAAGGTTTGCTCCTTACCTAGCCAAGGCGTTTCCTGAAACTCAAGTGACCAATGGCATCATCGAGTCTGAGCTTGTTGACATTCCATCTATGAAATCAGTATTGGAAGCACATTATCAGCAGTCTATCAAAGGGCGTTTGATGATGAAGAAAGATAGCCATTTGCCGATTTCAGGTTCAATCAAAGCGCGCGGTGGTATCTATGAAGTACTAACGCATGCTGAGAAGCTTGCGATTGAAGCTGGGTTACTGCTTGAGAGTGATGACTACAGTAAGTTACTCGAACCTGAATTTCGTGACTTCTTCCAACAATACAGCATTGCGGTAGGCTCCACTGGTAATTTAGGCATGTCGATCGGTATCATGAGTGCCAAATTGGGCTTTACGGTCTCTGTTCATATGTCGGCAGACGCGAGAGCTTGGAAGAAAAGCAAACTTCGTGAGCATGGCGTCAACGTTGTTGAATATGAACAAGACTATGGCGTTGCGGTGGAGCAAGGACGTAAAGAGGCAGAACAAGATCCTCGATGCTTTTTCATTGATGATGAAAACTCGCAAACCTTGTTCCTTGGTTATTCGGTGGCAGGGCAAAGGCTCAAACAGCAATTTGAGCAACAACATATTTCAGTAGATAAAGAGCACCCATTATTTGTTTACTTACCATGTGGAGTAGGTGGTGGGCCCGGTGGTGTCGCATTTGGCTTGAAGATGGCTTTTGGTGATCATGTCCATTGTATTTTTGCTGAACCGACTCATTCACCTTGTATGTTGCTCGGTGTTCATACCGGTTTGCATGATGAGATTGCGGTGCAAGATCTTGGTATCGACAACCTCACCGCCGCAGACGGTTTAGCGGTGGGGAGGGCATCTGGCTTTGTCGGTCGAGCGATGGAGCGCTTGCTTGATGGTTATTACACATTAACCGATGAACGCATGTATCAACTACTAGGTGAACTGAACCAAGCAGAGGGTATTCAACTTGAGCCTTCAGCACTCGTGGGTATGCCGGGTGCGATTCATGTTGAGCAAAATAGTGAATACCTTGCTCGTCTAGAAATTGATGAGTCGACTCTAGCGAATGCAACACACCTTGTGTGGGCGACAGGCGGAGGCATGGTGCCATCACAAGAAATGGCAGCTTACTTAGCTAAGTCATCGGTTTAA
- a CDS encoding helix-turn-helix transcriptional regulator, translating into MNHQYQVTIFRAEQLQKLRNVRILSPSIIQIITGSKRLFWKDSAAELSHSELLLCEASASLSFENMPHKGRFLSRVFSFQFQPSQAMLDLSEEWSNDLGLPTVKADRNLQDSLNALFSFDTQSMSKETQQFWLQGLYQQLAEKGVLHRLFASANVSFSQKLSHYLSHSPDEKHPLESVAERFAMSRATLIRKLKLEGMQYREVLAEVRLSHALYLMQNGQQNVAMLAQSCGYQSEGRFSQRFKGKFGLSPSEYIKTIVSNRVATP; encoded by the coding sequence ATGAATCATCAATATCAAGTGACGATCTTTCGTGCAGAGCAGTTACAAAAGCTGCGTAATGTGAGGATTCTATCCCCTAGTATCATTCAGATCATTACAGGCAGTAAGCGCCTGTTTTGGAAAGACTCAGCGGCCGAACTCTCACATTCTGAGCTGTTGTTGTGTGAGGCATCAGCTTCACTAAGCTTTGAGAACATGCCCCACAAAGGGCGCTTCTTGTCGCGAGTATTCAGCTTTCAATTCCAACCTTCTCAGGCGATGCTTGATTTAAGTGAGGAATGGTCGAATGATCTGGGGTTGCCTACAGTCAAAGCGGATCGAAACTTACAAGACTCACTCAACGCGCTGTTTTCGTTTGATACACAGAGCATGAGCAAAGAGACTCAACAGTTTTGGTTGCAGGGCTTGTACCAGCAATTAGCCGAAAAAGGGGTGTTGCATCGATTGTTTGCGAGTGCCAACGTCTCGTTTAGCCAAAAGCTCAGCCACTACCTTTCACATTCACCTGATGAGAAGCATCCGCTAGAATCGGTAGCGGAACGCTTTGCGATGAGTCGCGCGACACTGATTCGGAAGCTCAAACTGGAAGGTATGCAATATCGTGAGGTACTGGCTGAAGTTCGCTTGAGCCATGCGCTTTATCTGATGCAAAACGGACAACAAAATGTTGCGATGTTGGCTCAGTCTTGCGGTTATCAATCGGAAGGGCGTTTTAGTCAGCGCTTTAAAGGCAAATTTGGTTTGTCACCAAGTGAATACATAAAAACCATCGTCAGCAATAGAGTCGCGACGCCATAA
- a CDS encoding YbhB/YbcL family Raf kinase inhibitor-like protein has translation MKTTIKSILAMSILAAGSAQAFELMSSDIQEGHPMAKTFEYSSWGCDGDNLSPQLMWKDVPAGTKSFAITAYDPDAPTESGFWHWVAFDISATVNELPRGVDISKVGGKEGRIDYGTVGYGGACPPEKDGMHRYQFTVWALPTDKLNLDENTPSAVVGFTLNSMALDKAKLTATYTR, from the coding sequence ATGAAAACAACTATTAAATCAATATTGGCAATGAGTATTTTGGCTGCAGGCTCGGCTCAGGCATTTGAACTAATGAGTAGTGATATTCAAGAAGGTCATCCTATGGCGAAGACGTTTGAATACTCTAGCTGGGGCTGCGATGGAGATAACTTATCACCGCAGTTGATGTGGAAAGATGTGCCAGCAGGTACCAAAAGCTTTGCTATTACAGCTTACGACCCAGACGCACCAACAGAAAGTGGCTTCTGGCACTGGGTTGCGTTTGATATCTCTGCAACTGTGAACGAGCTTCCTCGTGGTGTCGACATCTCTAAAGTCGGCGGCAAAGAAGGTCGTATTGATTACGGTACAGTTGGCTACGGTGGCGCTTGCCCTCCAGAAAAAGATGGTATGCACCGCTACCAATTTACAGTTTGGGCATTACCAACGGACAAACTTAACTTAGACGAAAACACGCCGTCGGCAGTGGTTGGATTCACGTTGAACAGCATGGCTTTAGACAAAGCGAAACTGACGGCAACTTATACTCGTTGA
- a CDS encoding ATP-binding protein: protein MRRLTLALCLTLWLPTLANAQSLQDKWQTLYQLSWQSSPISISQKELSQYPKVLLQESSRYPDFKKFSWGDITALATIQDSCLTIENTNPFLNDAIEFELALCQEKPLDSIWFAAHSKRHPAGGSFADRYVAHYPEKREQIHPFLSISNPFHPLYNKLESLEKNGKEALLNGYRAWQQGDVLWLSGEQGWKAIPSEVWQPIADQQKVTLLGKNCSFRYSNLCLAESNNGTLLMKILAFVLLFLLLSVLGRVLYLRRKDRKEKQFVLQLLTHELRTPITSLGLTVEMFRNRYDEFPDDTQDAVWRLISDYQRLSQLTENSKVYLSADQSEPLLKQNASLEEWLDHVCEKHNIEYQCESSDAELNLPYYWLTICLDNLIKNAKQHGKGEVLVKVELAEKLRVEVQDEGHFPSFLQRFVSRTTPNTNHRQDNMGIGLTIVEHLMKQVNGRLIILRNPTRCILELAYEHPTAD, encoded by the coding sequence ATGCGCAGGCTGACATTAGCCCTTTGTTTGACCCTTTGGCTACCAACATTAGCCAATGCCCAAAGCTTGCAAGACAAGTGGCAAACCCTGTACCAACTCAGTTGGCAATCGTCTCCTATCTCTATTTCTCAAAAAGAGTTATCTCAGTATCCAAAAGTTTTGCTTCAGGAAAGCAGCCGCTACCCTGATTTCAAAAAATTCAGTTGGGGCGACATCACTGCGCTAGCCACAATACAAGATAGTTGCCTAACGATTGAAAACACCAACCCTTTTTTGAATGATGCCATCGAATTCGAGCTGGCTTTGTGTCAGGAAAAACCGTTGGATTCCATCTGGTTTGCGGCACACTCAAAACGACATCCTGCTGGTGGCAGTTTTGCTGACCGTTATGTGGCTCATTACCCAGAGAAACGTGAACAAATTCATCCATTTTTAAGTATTAGCAATCCGTTTCACCCGTTGTACAACAAGCTAGAAAGCTTAGAAAAAAACGGAAAAGAGGCGCTACTCAATGGATACCGCGCTTGGCAACAAGGTGATGTTCTTTGGTTAAGTGGTGAACAAGGTTGGAAAGCGATTCCGTCGGAAGTTTGGCAACCTATCGCTGATCAACAAAAAGTGACATTGTTAGGGAAAAACTGTTCTTTTCGTTACAGTAACCTGTGCCTGGCTGAATCGAACAATGGCACGCTTCTAATGAAAATTTTGGCCTTTGTCCTGCTGTTTTTGCTACTTTCAGTACTAGGCCGAGTCTTATACCTGCGACGGAAAGACCGCAAAGAGAAGCAGTTTGTACTGCAACTCCTTACTCATGAACTACGAACCCCGATCACTAGCCTTGGCTTAACCGTCGAAATGTTTAGAAATCGGTACGATGAATTTCCCGATGATACCCAAGATGCGGTTTGGCGCTTAATCTCAGACTATCAAAGGCTCTCTCAGCTCACCGAAAACAGCAAAGTGTACCTAAGTGCGGATCAGTCGGAGCCTTTGTTAAAGCAAAACGCATCCTTAGAGGAGTGGCTCGATCATGTATGTGAAAAGCACAATATCGAGTATCAATGTGAATCAAGTGATGCCGAACTTAACCTACCGTATTACTGGCTAACCATCTGCCTAGATAACTTGATTAAAAACGCCAAACAACACGGTAAAGGTGAGGTTTTGGTAAAAGTCGAACTCGCTGAAAAGCTCAGGGTTGAGGTGCAAGACGAAGGCCACTTCCCTTCTTTTCTGCAACGGTTTGTATCTCGAACAACACCGAATACCAATCACAGACAAGACAACATGGGCATTGGCCTAACTATTGTCGAACACCTGATGAAACAAGTGAATGGTCGCCTCATTATTCTTCGTAACCCGACTCGATGTATTTTGGAACTAGCTTATGAACACCCTACTGCTGATTGA
- a CDS encoding response regulator transcription factor: MNTLLLIEDDHLLGQGLVSFFESNGYQCLWAKDSQSASKQWFRADLVILDRQLEDGDSLRHLPNWLLLKALPVIVLTAKVEVQQRVEGLMAGAKDYVTKPFSNEELLARVITQLRPLGVSLLNYANIQINLSERIAYLDESPITLKPKEFQLLVLFIQNQSRVFHRDELLNKIWGYQAFPSTRTIDNHILRLRQKLPTLNIETHRGVGYRLAGES; this comes from the coding sequence ATGAACACCCTACTGCTGATTGAAGACGACCATTTGCTTGGACAAGGCCTCGTCAGCTTCTTTGAATCCAATGGTTACCAATGCCTTTGGGCGAAGGATTCACAGAGTGCCAGTAAGCAATGGTTTCGAGCCGATCTTGTGATACTGGATCGACAACTCGAAGACGGTGACAGTTTGCGACACCTGCCGAATTGGTTATTGCTCAAAGCGCTTCCTGTGATTGTGTTAACCGCTAAAGTGGAAGTCCAGCAACGCGTAGAAGGCTTAATGGCAGGCGCTAAAGATTACGTGACTAAGCCTTTTTCTAACGAAGAGTTGCTTGCTCGAGTCATTACCCAACTTCGTCCGTTAGGTGTGAGCCTCTTAAATTACGCAAATATCCAAATCAACTTGTCGGAACGGATCGCTTATCTGGATGAAAGCCCTATCACGTTAAAACCTAAAGAGTTTCAGTTATTGGTCTTGTTTATTCAGAACCAAAGCCGAGTGTTTCACCGAGATGAGTTACTCAATAAGATTTGGGGGTATCAGGCCTTTCCTAGTACTCGAACTATTGATAATCACATACTGCGCTTACGCCAGAAGCTGCCAACATTGAATATCGAAACACATCGCGGCGTTGGTTACCGCTTGGCTGGGGAGTCATAA